From the genome of Streptacidiphilus rugosus AM-16, one region includes:
- a CDS encoding elongation factor G-like protein EF-G2, with the protein MGERQHTPAGAAGRAPSADRPEQIRNVVLVGHSGAGKTTIAETLALATGAINRAGRVQDGTTVSDYDEIEHRTQRSVQLSLVPLEHAGFKINLLDTPGYADFTGELRAGLRAADAALFVVPANEPIDGATRGLWDECAAVNMPRALLVTKLDAPQADFAATVERCREAFAPESPDSVLPLYLPLRWGDLGPDGERHVSGLVGLLSRHSYDYASGKRIERDIDAELAAEVDPAREQLIEAVITESEDESLMDRYLGGEAIDTKTVIDDLESAVARGHFHPVLAAMPPAEGSREGLGTAELLELITSAFPSPVEHPMPVPDGETGLACDPEGPLAAQVLKVTSDPYVGRLTLCRIFSGTLRPDGQVHVGEVDERVGALSSPFGKTLRPVAQAVAGDIVCVAKLSHGATEDTLSQPGRLVGLGHWDLPEPLLPVAITAHSKADEDKLSQALGRLCAEDPTLRLEQNQETHQLVLWCLGEAHADVLLDRLRGRFGVQIDTVDYVVPFRETIAAPTTARGRHVKQSGGHGQYAICEIQVEPLPTGSGFEFVDKVVGGAVPRQFIPSVEKGVRAQLARGVAAGFPVVDVRVTLLDGKAHSVDSSDAAFQTAGALALREAATGNVRLLEPVAEVHVLVPDDYVGNVLSDLSGRRGRVLGTEPVGSGGRTVVHAEVPELEIVRYAVDLRSLSHGGGSFTRAYARHEPLPESIATKVFKAAEK; encoded by the coding sequence ATGGGCGAGAGGCAGCACACACCAGCGGGAGCCGCCGGCAGGGCGCCGTCGGCCGACCGGCCCGAACAGATCAGGAACGTGGTGCTGGTCGGCCACAGCGGTGCGGGAAAGACCACGATCGCCGAGACCCTCGCCCTGGCCACCGGGGCGATCAACCGGGCCGGGCGGGTGCAGGACGGCACGACCGTCTCCGACTACGACGAGATCGAGCACCGCACGCAGCGCTCGGTCCAACTCTCCCTCGTCCCGCTGGAACACGCGGGATTCAAGATCAACCTGCTGGACACGCCCGGCTACGCCGACTTCACCGGCGAGCTGCGCGCCGGGCTGCGGGCCGCTGACGCCGCGCTCTTCGTGGTCCCCGCGAACGAGCCCATCGACGGCGCCACCCGCGGCCTGTGGGACGAGTGCGCGGCCGTGAACATGCCCCGGGCGCTGCTGGTCACCAAGCTGGACGCGCCCCAGGCCGACTTCGCGGCCACGGTCGAGCGCTGCCGCGAGGCGTTCGCGCCGGAGTCGCCGGACTCCGTCCTGCCGCTCTACCTCCCGCTGCGCTGGGGAGACCTCGGACCGGACGGCGAGCGCCACGTATCCGGCCTGGTCGGCCTGCTGAGCCGGCACTCCTACGACTACGCGAGCGGCAAGCGCATCGAGCGCGACATCGACGCGGAGCTGGCCGCCGAGGTGGACCCGGCCAGGGAGCAGCTGATCGAGGCGGTCATCACCGAGAGCGAGGACGAGTCCCTGATGGACCGCTACCTCGGCGGCGAGGCCATCGACACCAAGACCGTCATCGACGACCTGGAGAGCGCCGTCGCCCGCGGCCACTTCCACCCGGTGCTCGCGGCGATGCCGCCCGCGGAGGGCTCGCGCGAGGGCCTGGGCACGGCGGAGCTGCTGGAGCTGATCACCTCGGCCTTCCCCTCCCCCGTCGAGCACCCGATGCCGGTCCCCGACGGCGAGACCGGCCTGGCCTGCGACCCCGAGGGACCACTGGCGGCGCAGGTGCTCAAGGTCACCAGCGACCCGTACGTCGGCCGGCTGACCCTGTGCCGGATCTTCTCCGGCACGCTGCGGCCGGACGGCCAGGTGCACGTCGGCGAGGTGGACGAGCGCGTCGGCGCGCTGAGTTCGCCCTTCGGCAAGACGCTGCGCCCGGTCGCGCAGGCCGTGGCCGGGGACATCGTCTGCGTGGCGAAGCTCTCCCACGGTGCGACCGAGGACACCCTCAGCCAGCCGGGCCGCCTGGTCGGCCTCGGCCACTGGGACCTGCCTGAGCCGCTGCTGCCGGTCGCCATCACGGCGCACAGCAAGGCGGACGAGGACAAGCTCTCGCAGGCCCTGGGCCGGCTCTGCGCGGAGGACCCGACCCTGCGCCTGGAGCAGAACCAGGAGACCCACCAGCTGGTGCTGTGGTGCCTGGGCGAGGCCCACGCCGACGTCCTGCTGGACCGCCTGCGCGGACGCTTCGGCGTGCAGATCGACACCGTCGACTACGTGGTCCCCTTCCGCGAGACCATCGCCGCGCCGACGACGGCGCGCGGCCGCCACGTCAAGCAGTCCGGCGGCCACGGTCAGTACGCGATCTGCGAGATCCAGGTCGAGCCGCTGCCGACGGGCAGCGGGTTCGAGTTCGTCGACAAGGTCGTGGGCGGAGCGGTGCCGCGGCAGTTCATCCCCTCGGTCGAGAAGGGCGTCCGCGCCCAGCTGGCCCGCGGGGTGGCGGCGGGCTTCCCGGTGGTCGACGTCAGGGTCACCCTGCTGGACGGCAAGGCCCACTCCGTGGACTCCTCTGACGCGGCGTTCCAGACGGCGGGCGCGCTGGCACTGCGCGAGGCGGCGACGGGCAACGTCCGGCTCCTGGAGCCGGTGGCCGAGGTGCACGTCCTGGTCCCCGACGACTACGTGGGAAACGTCCTCAGCGACCTCTCCGGCCGCCGCGGCCGCGTCCTCGGCACGGAGCCTGTCGGCTCGGGCGGCCGCACGGTCGTCCACGCGGAGGTCCCGGAACTGGAGATCGTCCGCTACGCCGTCGACCTCCGCTCCCTCAGCCACGGCGGCGGTAGCTTCACCCGCGCGTACGCGCGGCACGAGCCCCTGCCGGAATCGATCGCCACGAAGGTGTTCAAGGCCGCCGAGAAGTAG
- a CDS encoding isochorismatase family protein: MATALLLIDVQHDMLLSPSVSASLRTLLTRARNAGAIVVHVRSEGRPLLFDSWPGEPVLDRAAEDSFVGTGLAETLPPGTRLAIAGVWSEHAVSATTLEALARGYRVVLASGAHEGFSPDAAVEVEHALAAAGAVIAGADAVPFT; this comes from the coding sequence ATGGCAACGGCACTGCTCCTGATCGACGTCCAGCACGACATGCTGCTCAGCCCCTCGGTCTCCGCGTCCCTGCGCACGCTGCTGACCCGGGCGAGAAACGCCGGAGCCATCGTCGTGCACGTGCGCAGCGAAGGTCGGCCGCTGCTGTTCGACTCCTGGCCGGGTGAGCCGGTCCTCGACCGCGCCGCCGAGGACTCCTTCGTCGGCACCGGACTGGCCGAGACCCTGCCGCCGGGCACGCGCCTCGCGATCGCGGGGGTCTGGAGCGAGCACGCCGTTTCTGCCACGACGCTGGAGGCCCTGGCGCGCGGCTACCGGGTCGTGCTCGCCTCCGGTGCGCACGAGGGCTTCTCGCCGGACGCGGCGGTCGAGGTCGAACACGCGCTGGCGGCGGCCGGCGCGGTGATCGCCGGCGCGGACGCCGTCCCCTTCACCTGA
- a CDS encoding thiol-disulfide oxidoreductase DCC family protein gives MEITAGTPVLVYDGDCAFCTSSLRTAERVLGTDGWASIPFQFADLNALGKFTAGAVTPDRVEREIVWITPSGHAYGGADAAARLLLRTQRLPWNLLGSFALLPGVRLGMAALYRLVAANRHRLPGGTPACALPPR, from the coding sequence ATGGAGATCACTGCGGGAACGCCGGTCCTGGTCTACGACGGCGACTGCGCCTTCTGCACGTCGTCCCTGCGGACGGCGGAGCGGGTTCTCGGCACGGACGGCTGGGCGTCGATCCCGTTCCAGTTCGCGGACCTCAACGCCCTGGGCAAGTTCACCGCGGGCGCGGTGACCCCGGACCGCGTCGAACGCGAGATCGTCTGGATCACCCCCTCCGGCCACGCCTACGGCGGCGCGGACGCCGCCGCCCGACTGCTGCTGCGCACGCAGCGTCTCCCGTGGAACCTCCTGGGCTCGTTCGCCCTCCTCCCCGGCGTCCGCCTCGGCATGGCCGCGCTCTACCGGCTCGTCGCCGCCAACCGCCACCGCCTCCCCGGCGGCACCCCCGCCTGCGCCCTGCCCCCGCGCTAG
- a CDS encoding CGNR zinc finger domain-containing protein encodes MLITHDTECALDVLVELLNTAPEAGGQEGLPDLAALRGFVVRRELSDIGPLTPGDLEGVRRLRHRFWEVLAAETTRDAAELLNAMVARAGTTPRLTDHDGHDWHVHYFAPGAALADRLAAEAGIALSMVIVAGERDRMRRCEAPDCVRVFVDLSRNRSRRYCDSRTCGNRLHVAAYRARQRVAPPAEAQRGVGVGS; translated from the coding sequence GTGCTGATCACCCACGACACCGAGTGCGCACTCGACGTGCTGGTGGAACTGCTGAACACCGCGCCCGAGGCCGGCGGCCAGGAGGGCCTGCCGGACCTCGCCGCGCTGCGCGGCTTCGTCGTCCGCCGCGAGCTGAGCGACATCGGGCCGCTCACGCCGGGCGACCTGGAGGGCGTGCGCCGCCTGCGGCACCGCTTCTGGGAGGTGCTTGCCGCGGAGACCACCCGCGACGCGGCCGAACTGCTCAACGCGATGGTCGCGCGGGCCGGGACCACCCCCAGACTCACCGACCACGACGGCCACGACTGGCACGTCCACTACTTCGCCCCCGGCGCCGCGCTCGCGGACCGCCTGGCAGCGGAGGCGGGCATCGCCCTGTCGATGGTCATCGTCGCGGGCGAGCGCGACCGGATGCGGCGCTGCGAGGCACCGGACTGCGTCCGCGTCTTCGTCGACCTCTCCCGCAACCGCTCCCGCCGCTACTGCGACAGCCGCACCTGCGGCAACCGGCTGCACGTCGCCGCATACCGGGCGCGGCAGCGGGTCGCTCCCCCGGCGGAGGCGCAGCGCGGCGTCGGCGTGGGGTCTTGA
- a CDS encoding DUF4365 domain-containing protein — protein MASSLPGPAALPEPVGPGGYTLRGQLAVTSCMETLQVGYLHAVAAAAGCALASPFPDNGIDWHLSHGSSAHAEDDEVTIKVQLKCTYQIAARPAGPSFSFTLDNDHLRKLAHPRVAVHKILVVMLVPREVDQWLLAQPDRLEVRHCCYWVNLAGHAVTGRRRTNVRIPTQQVFDDRALCAIMARVGAGERP, from the coding sequence ATGGCCTCTTCCCTGCCCGGACCGGCAGCCCTCCCCGAACCGGTGGGCCCCGGCGGGTACACACTGCGCGGCCAACTGGCCGTCACCTCCTGCATGGAGACCCTCCAGGTCGGCTACCTCCACGCCGTGGCGGCGGCCGCGGGCTGTGCGCTGGCCTCACCCTTCCCCGACAACGGCATCGACTGGCATCTCAGTCACGGCAGTTCCGCACACGCCGAGGACGACGAGGTCACCATCAAGGTCCAGCTGAAGTGCACCTACCAGATAGCGGCGCGCCCGGCCGGACCCTCGTTCAGCTTCACCCTCGACAACGACCACCTGCGCAAACTCGCCCACCCCCGGGTCGCCGTGCACAAGATCCTGGTGGTCATGTTGGTCCCGCGCGAGGTCGACCAGTGGCTGCTGGCCCAGCCGGACCGGCTGGAAGTGCGCCACTGCTGCTACTGGGTCAACCTGGCCGGGCACGCCGTCACCGGCAGGCGGCGGACGAATGTCCGGATACCGACTCAGCAGGTCTTCGATGACCGCGCCCTGTGCGCCATCATGGCGCGTGTGGGGGCGGGCGAGAGGCCGTGA
- a CDS encoding L,D-transpeptidase, producing MLAVSSSPRRPARSRARLLGVGLLAGACVLGLAGCGTHSATQVAAPGTTAPSPSAGTATPSGGGTSSASGSPSPAGSRGPEPAVLASARLNFDDGAKVGVGLPVSVTFDRPVPDSQRRAVEAWLRVTTSSGVTGAWSWITDHNLGPGRRVDFRPTAYWTPGTTVTVALGSHASRHFTVARSLIATVDVSTHQMTVVDDGTTHRIPITAGKPGLDTWEGTMVVMDKSPAVYMNSQTVNLGDAYHDYYYWASHLTESGTYLHQNARADTYAGKQNVTHGCIGLADDGTAKRFYNTVMVGDVVTVVGSTAKPVVATGNGYGDWNRSWAQWLANSALGPVSTAATSS from the coding sequence ATGCTCGCCGTCTCGTCGTCACCTCGCCGCCCTGCCCGGAGCCGTGCCCGTCTGCTGGGGGTCGGACTGCTGGCCGGGGCCTGCGTCCTCGGCCTCGCGGGCTGCGGCACGCACAGCGCCACGCAGGTCGCCGCACCCGGCACGACCGCGCCCAGTCCGTCCGCCGGGACCGCGACGCCCAGCGGCGGCGGGACGTCGAGCGCGAGCGGCTCGCCCTCCCCGGCCGGCTCGCGCGGCCCCGAGCCCGCCGTGCTCGCCTCGGCGCGCCTCAACTTCGACGACGGCGCCAAGGTCGGCGTCGGCCTGCCGGTCTCGGTGACCTTCGACCGTCCGGTCCCCGACAGCCAGCGGCGCGCGGTCGAGGCCTGGCTGCGGGTGACCACCTCCAGCGGCGTCACCGGCGCCTGGAGCTGGATCACCGACCACAACCTCGGCCCCGGCCGGCGGGTGGACTTCCGGCCGACCGCGTACTGGACCCCCGGCACCACCGTCACGGTCGCCCTCGGCTCGCACGCGAGCCGCCACTTCACCGTCGCCCGCTCGCTCATCGCCACCGTCGACGTCTCCACCCACCAGATGACCGTCGTCGACGACGGAACCACCCACCGCATCCCCATCACCGCCGGGAAGCCAGGCCTGGACACCTGGGAGGGCACCATGGTGGTGATGGACAAGTCCCCGGCCGTCTACATGAACTCACAGACCGTCAACCTCGGGGACGCCTACCACGACTACTACTACTGGGCCTCGCACCTGACCGAGTCCGGCACCTACCTGCACCAGAACGCCCGCGCCGACACCTACGCGGGCAAGCAGAACGTCACCCACGGCTGCATCGGCCTGGCCGACGACGGCACCGCCAAGCGCTTCTACAACACGGTGATGGTCGGCGACGTCGTCACGGTCGTCGGCTCCACCGCCAAGCCGGTGGTGGCCACCGGCAACGGCTACGGCGACTGGAACCGCTCCTGGGCCCAGTGGCTCGCGAACAGCGCCCTGGGCCCCGTCAGCACGGCGGCCACGTCCTCCTGA
- the pgsA gene encoding phosphatidylinositol phosphate synthase yields the protein MLNKYARAFFTRVFTPLAAFLLRKGVSPDAVTLVGTAGVVAGALIFFPRGSFFWGTIVITAFVFSDLVDGNMARQAGRSGPWGAFLDSTLDRVADSAIFGGIAMWYAGNGDNLLLCAVALFCLASGQVVSYTKARAESLGLKCDVSGLVERAERLVGTLVAAGLAGLHQFGVPGIQWLLPIALWAVAAGSLVTCFQRILTVRREAAELVALNPTTGTGETVQ from the coding sequence ATGCTCAACAAATACGCCCGAGCCTTCTTCACCCGCGTCTTCACGCCTCTCGCGGCCTTCCTGCTGCGCAAGGGCGTGAGCCCGGACGCGGTCACCCTGGTCGGCACCGCCGGGGTGGTGGCCGGAGCGCTGATCTTCTTCCCGCGCGGCAGCTTCTTCTGGGGCACCATCGTCATCACCGCCTTCGTCTTCTCCGACCTGGTCGACGGCAACATGGCCCGCCAGGCGGGACGCTCCGGGCCCTGGGGCGCCTTCCTGGACTCCACGCTGGACCGCGTCGCCGACAGCGCGATCTTCGGCGGCATCGCCATGTGGTACGCGGGCAACGGCGACAACCTGCTGCTCTGCGCCGTGGCGCTGTTCTGCCTGGCCAGCGGCCAGGTGGTCTCCTACACCAAGGCGCGCGCGGAGAGTCTTGGCCTCAAGTGTGACGTCTCGGGCCTGGTCGAGCGCGCCGAGCGGCTGGTCGGCACCCTGGTCGCGGCCGGCCTGGCCGGGCTGCACCAGTTCGGCGTGCCCGGCATCCAGTGGCTGCTGCCGATCGCCCTGTGGGCCGTAGCGGCGGGCAGCCTGGTCACCTGCTTCCAGCGAATCCTCACCGTCCGACGCGAGGCGGCCGAGCTGGTCGCGCTGAATCCGACCACCGGGACAGGGGAGACCGTGCAGTGA
- a CDS encoding HIT family protein: MLISMTTEPEQQHGAGIPDGFGRLWTPHRMAYIQGESKPTGPAPDDGCPFCAIPSMSDEDGLIVRRGVQAYAVLNKYPYNGGHLMAVPYRHVADYTDLTPEETVEIAELTKQAMTALRAASGAHGFNIGINQGSAGGAGIAAHLHQHVVPRWGGDTNFMPVVGSVKVLPQMLGDTRKLIADAWPEV; the protein is encoded by the coding sequence ATGCTGATCAGCATGACGACGGAGCCGGAGCAGCAGCACGGAGCGGGCATCCCCGACGGGTTCGGGCGCCTGTGGACCCCGCACCGGATGGCTTACATCCAGGGCGAGTCCAAGCCGACGGGCCCCGCGCCCGACGACGGCTGCCCGTTCTGCGCGATCCCGTCGATGAGCGACGAGGACGGCCTGATCGTCCGCCGCGGCGTCCAGGCCTACGCGGTGCTCAACAAGTACCCGTACAACGGCGGTCACTTGATGGCCGTCCCCTACCGGCACGTCGCCGACTACACCGACCTGACGCCCGAGGAGACGGTCGAGATCGCCGAGCTCACCAAGCAGGCGATGACCGCGCTGCGGGCCGCCTCCGGCGCGCACGGCTTCAACATCGGCATCAACCAGGGCAGCGCCGGTGGCGCGGGCATCGCCGCCCATCTGCACCAGCACGTGGTGCCGCGTTGGGGCGGCGACACCAACTTCATGCCGGTCGTGGGCAGCGTGAAGGTCCTCCCGCAGATGCTGGGCGACACCCGCAAGCTGATCGCCGACGCCTGGCCCGAGGTGTGA
- the thrS gene encoding threonine--tRNA ligase, with amino-acid sequence MSDVRVVISREPDREDRVVATGTTAAQLFDGERAVIAAKVGGELRDLSYELREGDEVEPVEITSEDGLNILRHSTAHVMAQAVQECFPDAKLGIGPPIKDGFYYDFDVEKPFTPDDLKVIEKKMQEIQKRGQRFARRVVTEDAAREELANEPYKLELIGLKGSAGSEDGANVEVGGGELTIYDNLDAKTGELCWKDLCRGPHLPSTRLIPAFKLMRNAAAYWRGSEKNPMLQRIYGTAWPSKDELKAYLDFLVEAEKRDHRKLGAELDLFSIPEEIGSGLAVFHPKGGIIRRAMEDYSRKRHEESGYEFVYSPHATKGTLFEKSGHLDWYADGMYPPMQLDEGVDYYLKPMNCPMHNLIFDARGRSYRELPLRLFEFGTVYRYEKSGVVHGLTRARGFTQDDAHIYCTKEQMADELDSLLTFVLDLLRDYGLSDFYLELSTKDPEKYIGSDEVWEEATETLRKAAEKQNLPLVPDPGGAAFYGPKISVQVKDAIGRTWQMSTIQVDFNLPERFDLQYTAADGSRQRPVMIHRALFGSIERFFAVMLEHYAGAMPPWLAPVQAVGIPIGDGHVEYLQDFAKEAKAKGLRVDVDASGDRMQKKIRNHQKAKVPFMVIVGDEDMAAGTVSFRYRDGSQKNGISRADALAELVDVVERRVQV; translated from the coding sequence GTGTCGGACGTCCGTGTGGTCATCAGTCGCGAACCCGATCGGGAAGACCGCGTGGTGGCGACGGGCACGACGGCGGCCCAGCTCTTCGACGGCGAGCGCGCCGTCATCGCCGCCAAGGTCGGCGGCGAGCTCAGGGACCTCAGCTACGAGCTGCGCGAGGGCGACGAGGTCGAGCCGGTGGAGATCACCAGCGAGGACGGCCTCAACATCCTGCGGCACTCCACCGCGCACGTGATGGCCCAGGCCGTCCAGGAGTGCTTCCCCGACGCCAAGCTCGGCATCGGCCCGCCGATCAAGGACGGCTTCTACTACGACTTCGACGTCGAGAAGCCGTTCACCCCCGATGACCTCAAGGTCATCGAGAAGAAGATGCAGGAGATCCAGAAGCGCGGCCAGCGCTTCGCGCGCCGGGTCGTCACCGAGGACGCCGCCCGCGAGGAGCTCGCGAACGAGCCGTACAAGCTGGAGCTGATCGGCCTCAAGGGCTCGGCGGGCAGCGAGGACGGCGCGAACGTCGAGGTCGGCGGCGGCGAGCTGACCATCTACGACAACCTCGACGCCAAGACCGGCGAGCTGTGCTGGAAGGACCTCTGCCGCGGCCCGCACCTGCCCAGCACCCGGCTGATCCCGGCGTTCAAGCTGATGCGCAACGCCGCTGCCTACTGGCGCGGCAGCGAGAAGAACCCGATGCTGCAGCGCATCTACGGCACCGCCTGGCCCTCCAAGGACGAGCTCAAGGCGTACCTCGACTTCCTGGTCGAGGCCGAGAAGCGCGACCACCGCAAGCTCGGCGCCGAGCTGGACCTCTTCTCGATCCCCGAGGAGATCGGCTCCGGCCTCGCGGTCTTCCACCCCAAGGGCGGCATCATCCGCCGCGCCATGGAGGACTACTCGCGCAAGCGCCACGAGGAGTCGGGCTACGAGTTCGTCTACTCGCCGCACGCCACCAAGGGCACCCTGTTCGAGAAGTCGGGCCACCTGGACTGGTACGCCGACGGCATGTACCCGCCCATGCAGCTCGACGAGGGCGTGGACTACTACCTCAAGCCCATGAACTGCCCGATGCACAACCTGATCTTCGACGCCCGCGGGCGCTCCTACCGTGAGCTGCCGCTGCGCCTGTTCGAGTTCGGCACGGTGTACCGGTACGAGAAGTCCGGCGTCGTCCACGGCCTGACCCGGGCCCGGGGCTTCACCCAGGACGACGCGCACATCTACTGCACCAAGGAGCAGATGGCGGACGAGCTCGACTCGCTGCTGACCTTCGTGCTGGACCTGCTGCGCGACTACGGCCTGTCCGACTTCTACCTGGAGCTGTCCACCAAGGACCCGGAGAAGTACATCGGCTCCGACGAGGTCTGGGAGGAGGCGACCGAGACGCTGCGCAAGGCCGCCGAGAAGCAGAACCTCCCGCTGGTCCCCGACCCGGGCGGCGCCGCCTTCTACGGCCCGAAGATCTCCGTGCAGGTCAAGGACGCCATCGGCCGCACCTGGCAGATGTCGACCATCCAGGTCGACTTCAACCTGCCGGAGCGCTTCGACCTCCAGTACACCGCGGCGGACGGCTCGCGCCAGCGGCCGGTCATGATCCACCGCGCCCTGTTCGGCTCGATCGAGCGCTTCTTCGCGGTCATGCTGGAGCACTACGCCGGCGCGATGCCGCCATGGCTCGCCCCCGTCCAGGCCGTCGGCATCCCGATCGGCGACGGGCACGTGGAGTACCTCCAGGACTTCGCCAAGGAGGCGAAGGCCAAGGGTCTGCGCGTGGACGTGGACGCCTCCGGCGACCGGATGCAGAAGAAGATCCGCAACCACCAGAAGGCCAAGGTCCCCTTCATGGTCATCGTCGGCGACGAGGACATGGCCGCGGGCACCGTCTCCTTCCGCTACCGCGACGGCTCGCAGAAGAACGGCATCAGCCGCGCCGACGCGCTGGCCGAGCTGGTCGACGTGGTGGAGCGCCGCGTGCAGGTCTGA
- a CDS encoding exonuclease domain-containing protein: protein MTLWYEAALASFDTETTGVDVERDRIVTAALVVQEEPGGAPRRHTWTVDPGLPIPAQATAVHGLTDAWAREHGRPPGVAVEEIARALAESARAGRPLVVMNAPYDLTLLDRELRRHRGMTLDQYLTGAPLLVLDPWVLDKRLDRYRKGRRNLAALCEHYGVTLTDAHDAAADATAALELTRAMGRRHQGQLEGLSAAELHLRQAVWHAAQARGLEQWFSRSGTPARVDTAWPLRLPLERAA from the coding sequence ATGACGCTCTGGTACGAGGCGGCACTCGCCTCCTTCGACACCGAGACGACCGGCGTGGACGTCGAACGCGACCGGATAGTCACGGCCGCCCTCGTCGTCCAGGAGGAGCCGGGCGGAGCGCCGCGACGCCACACGTGGACGGTGGATCCCGGCCTGCCGATCCCGGCACAGGCCACCGCCGTGCACGGCCTGACCGACGCCTGGGCGCGCGAGCACGGCCGCCCGCCGGGGGTGGCCGTCGAGGAGATCGCGCGGGCACTGGCCGAAAGCGCGCGGGCCGGGCGGCCGCTGGTCGTGATGAACGCCCCCTACGACCTCACCCTGCTGGACCGGGAGCTGCGGCGGCACCGCGGCATGACACTCGATCAGTACCTGACCGGGGCACCGCTGCTGGTGCTCGACCCCTGGGTCCTCGACAAGCGCCTGGACCGCTACCGCAAGGGCCGCAGGAACCTGGCCGCCCTGTGCGAGCACTACGGTGTCACACTGACCGACGCGCACGACGCGGCGGCGGACGCGACGGCGGCCCTGGAGCTGACGCGCGCGATGGGCCGGCGGCACCAGGGGCAGTTGGAGGGCCTGAGCGCGGCCGAACTCCATCTGCGCCAGGCGGTCTGGCACGCCGCGCAGGCCCGCGGCCTGGAGCAGTGGTTCAGCCGGAGCGGCACGCCGGCCAGGGTGGACACCGCCTGGCCGCTGCGACTGCCACTGGAGCGCGCGGCCTGA
- a CDS encoding lysophospholipid acyltransferase family protein — MLALEALREAVDLQRANGSSDAFDNGVRLGLSRELIAAVVQLIRGSEGATVTLHWSAAVGVPHGFGNRRLLIEFSPGDLPALEAAAERLERSEPAVAVELTGAVVRLKRAVPHGEGVVRLRVLTGAEVDEVRVRLGDADYRTAVVAHLEGTPVRLSGMLERKGGFRRLSGAADVSLVPLDEAERDRLAKALRLRATGFLGAGEGEDGPDEADGADDAG; from the coding sequence GTGCTCGCCCTCGAGGCCCTGCGCGAGGCGGTCGACCTGCAGCGGGCCAACGGCAGCAGCGACGCCTTCGACAACGGCGTGCGGCTCGGGCTCAGCCGGGAGCTGATCGCCGCCGTCGTCCAGCTGATCCGCGGCAGCGAGGGCGCCACCGTCACGCTGCACTGGTCCGCCGCCGTGGGCGTGCCGCACGGCTTCGGCAACCGGCGGCTGCTGATCGAGTTCTCGCCCGGCGACCTGCCCGCGCTGGAGGCCGCCGCCGAGCGGCTCGAACGCAGCGAGCCCGCCGTCGCGGTGGAACTGACCGGTGCCGTGGTCCGGCTCAAGCGCGCGGTCCCGCACGGTGAGGGCGTGGTCCGGCTGCGGGTGCTGACCGGCGCGGAGGTGGACGAGGTCAGGGTTCGCCTCGGCGACGCCGACTACCGCACCGCCGTCGTCGCCCACCTGGAGGGGACGCCGGTCCGGCTGTCCGGGATGCTGGAGCGCAAGGGCGGCTTCCGCCGCCTCAGCGGGGCGGCCGACGTGTCCCTGGTCCCCCTCGACGAGGCCGAGCGCGACAGGCTCGCCAAGGCGCTGCGGTTGCGCGCCACCGGCTTCCTGGGCGCGGGGGAGGGCGAGGACGGTCCCGACGAGGCGGACGGAGCGGACGACGCGGGGTAA
- a CDS encoding SsgA family sporulation/cell division regulator produces MNTTVSCELHLRLIVSSESSLPVPAGLRYDTADPYAVHATFHTGADETVDWVFARDLLAEGLHRPTGTGDVRVWPSRSHGQGVVCIALSSPEGEALLEAPARALESFLKRTDAAVPPGTEHRHFDLDRELSHILAES; encoded by the coding sequence ATGAACACCACGGTCAGCTGCGAGCTGCACCTGCGCCTCATCGTGTCGAGCGAGTCTTCCCTCCCCGTTCCGGCGGGGCTGCGCTACGACACGGCCGACCCCTATGCCGTGCACGCCACCTTCCACACGGGCGCCGACGAGACCGTCGACTGGGTGTTCGCCCGCGACCTCCTCGCGGAGGGGCTGCACCGGCCGACCGGGACCGGCGATGTCCGTGTCTGGCCCTCACGCAGCCACGGACAAGGAGTCGTCTGCATCGCCCTGAGCTCTCCCGAGGGAGAAGCCCTGCTGGAGGCCCCGGCGCGCGCGCTGGAGTCCTTCCTCAAGCGCACCGATGCCGCTGTCCCCCCGGGGACCGAGCACCGCCACTTCGACCTGGACAGGGAGCTGAGCCACATCCTGGCCGAGAGCTGA